One Rhododendron vialii isolate Sample 1 chromosome 2a, ASM3025357v1 genomic region harbors:
- the LOC131317607 gene encoding pentatricopeptide repeat-containing protein At3g24000, mitochondrial-like, whose product MYADCGDSESAHILLDKMPQPKVFAWTAILSVYWRHGMSDECIGFFCEMKVKGAIPYRISNQVYKDVVTYGAELNLQVRSSLIDVRNTATLRVLDGCLAKMVFGFVGSKRLEGFVPDLVTWNMAMDVYYRMGQCDEAWKIFEQIEEPNIISWTTLISGHSRIEKHEVTLAIFMDMVRRGDGFPDLDCISRIIVSC is encoded by the exons ATGTATGCGGATTGTGGGGATTCTGAATCAGCCCACATTCTGTTGGACAAAATGCCACAACCAAAAGTGTTTGCTTGGACTGCAATCCTTTCGGTTTATTGGCGGCATGGAATGTCGGATGAGTGCATTGGGTTTTTTTGTGAGATGAAAGTGAAGGGTGCAATTCCTTACAG AATTTCAAATCAAGTCTACAAAGATGTGGTCACTTATGGAGCTGAATTGAATTTACAAGTTCGCAGTTCTTTAATTGATGTTCGAAATACGGCGACATTGAGAGTGCTTGACGGGTGTTTAGCCAAAATGGT CTTTGGATTTGTTGGGTCAAAGAGGTTGGAAGGTTTTGTGCCTGATTTAGTCACCTGGAACATGGCAATGGACGTTTATTACAGAATGGGGCAGTGTGATGAGGCTTGGAAGATTTTTGAACAGATTGAAGAGCCTAATATCATTTCTTGGACCACATTGATATCAGGTCATTCAAGGATCGAGAAGCATGAAGTAACCTTAGCGATTTTTATGGATATGGTTAGGAGGGGTGATGGTTTCCCTGATTTGGATTGTATTTCCAGAATCATTGTCTCCTGCTGA
- the LOC131316453 gene encoding beta-1,6-galactosyltransferase GALT31A encodes MGPMLRNRPLPPPHKAAASGLSTRWVCFFCIGSFFLGVLVVNRLWAISDPVEINETLSGETQQSIKVQPVVKCENKEDMVETGDILSQVSRTHDIIMTLDKSISSLEMRLSAARASKANNEDRSPLLKETGIWHSSNRPKVFFVMGIITAFSSRKRRDSIRDTWMPKGEDLKKLEKEKGIIIRFVIGHSATPGGVLDRAIEAEEEQHKDFLRLNHVEGYHELSSKTQIFFSTAAATWDADFYVKVDDDVHVNLGMVGSTLARHRSKPRVYIGCMKSGPVLAQKGVKYYEPEYWKFGEEGNKYFRHATGQIYAISKNLATYISVNRLILHRFANEDVSLGSWFIGLDVEHVDDRSLCCGTPTDCEYKAQAGNPCAASFDWSCSGVCNSVERMKEVHQRCGEGDGAIWHTSF; translated from the exons ATGGGTCCGATGCTTAGGAACAGACCATTACCTCCACCTCACAAGGCTGCCGCCTCCGGTCTTTCTACTCGATGGGTTTGTTTCTTCTGCATTGGGAGCTTCTTCTTGGGAGTCCTTGTCGTCAACAG GTTATGGGCTATTTCAGATCCTGTCGAAATAAATGAGACTTTATCTGGTGAGACACAGCAATCAATAAAAGTTCAGCCTGTTGTGAAGTGTGAGAATAAG GAGGATATGGTCGAGACGGGTGATATCCTTTCTCAAGTTTCGCGAACACATGACATAATCAT GACTTTAGACAAATCAATCTCTTCTTTGGAGATGCGGCTTTCTGCGGCTAGAGCTTCTAAAGCCAACAATGAGGACAGATCACCATTGCTTAAGGAAACAGGAATTTGGCATTCAAGCAACCGACCAAAGGTTTTCTTTGTTATGGGAATTATTACTGCATTCAGCAGCAGAAAACGCAGGGATTCTATTAGAGATACTTGGATGCCTAAAG GAGAGGATTTAAAGAAgttggagaaagagaaggggATCATAATTCGGTTTGTCATTGGACACAG TGCAACCCCCGGTGGTGTTTTGGATCGTGCTATTGAGGCTGAAGAGGAGCAACATAAGGACTTTCTGCGGCTG AACCATGTAGAAGGATATCATGAACTGTCCTCGAAAACCCAAatctttttttcaacagctgCTGCAACGTGGGATGCTGACTTCTATGTCAAAGTAGACGATGATGTACATGTCAATCTAG GCATGGTTGGTTCTACTTTAGCCCGCCATAGGTCAAAACCTCGAGTTTATATTGGCTGCATGAAGTCTGGACCAGTCCTTGCACAGAA AGGGGTGAAGTACTATGAACCAGAATACTGGAAATTTGGTGAGgagggaaataagtactttagGCATGCAACTGGACAAATTTATGCAATATCCAAAAATTTGGCCACCTATATTTCTGTAAACAG GCTCATACTTCATAGGTTTGCAAATGAAGATGTTTCTCTTGGTTCTTGGTTTATTGGTCTTGATGTTGAGCATGTTGATGACCGAAGCCTCTGCTGTGGGACTCCTACTG ATTGCGAATACAAAGCTCAAGCTGGAAATCCTTGTGCTGCATCTTTTGATTGGAGCTGCAGTGGTGTCTGTAATTCGGTAGAGAGAATGAAGGAGGTTCACCAGCGTTGCGGGGAAGGTGACGGAGCTATCTGGCACACCAGCTTCTGA
- the LOC131314550 gene encoding subtilisin-like protease SBT3.5, giving the protein MSKTNGFLACLLFVLHGQAFFTTEADAKSSVHIVYLGERQHDDPQLVADSHHDMLSAVVGSKEVASKLMVYSYKHGFSGFAAKLTESQAQRLAEFPGVIRVIPNSLHKLQTTRSWDYLGLSSATHNDLLRKSKMGDGVIIGVFDTGIWPESQVFDDEGFGPIPSYWKGVCESGQQFNATSHCNRKVIGARWFVNGFLAEYGQPLNTSGDQEYLSPRDANGHGTHTSSTAAGSQVSNISYKGLGQGTVRGGAPRARLAVYKVCWNVFGGYCAAADILKAFDEAIHDGVDVLSISIGSSIPLYSDVDERDGIATGSFHAVAKGITVVCSAANDGPSAQTVQNTAPWIITVGASSMDRAFPTRITLGNNKTVLGQAMYTGKEIGFTGLLYPESKGLDPTSSGVCQSLSLNPKFVAGKVVLCFTSLDARITVSIASSYVIAAGGVGVIIARSPGDPVAPCSNDFPCIEVNYEVGTQILFYIRSTRSPMVRLSPSKTQVGKFVSAKVAYFSSRGPSSIIPSILKPDITAPGVQILAATSPLDPLAESGFVMYSGTSMATPHVSGIVALLKALHPDWSPAAIKSALITTAWRNDQYGFPIFAEGSPIKLADPFDYGGGIVNPNGAADPGLVFDMGRPDYIHYLCAMGYNNTAISRLNGQYTVCPSKKLSILDLNLPSIIIPRLRKSTTLTRTVKNVGPAVSVYRSVLKPPVGTTVSVKPDVLAFNATTTTISFTVTVHSMHQMNTGYYFGSLTWTNGVHTVRILMSVRTESYADAN; this is encoded by the exons ATGAGCAAGACCAATGGCTTCTTGGCTTGTCTACTGTTTGTGCTCCATGGGCAAGCCTTCTTTACGACAGAAGCGGACGCTAAGAGCAGC GTTCATATTGTTTACCTCGGAGAAAGGCAGCATGATGATCCTCAGCTCGTCGCTGATTCACACCACGACATGCTTTCCGCTGTTGTGGGGAG CAAGGAAGTAGCCTCAAAATTGATGGTGTACAGTTACAAGCATGGTTTCTCTGGGTTTGCAGCTAAGCTAACAGAGTCTCAGGCACAACGACTAGCCG AGTTTCCTGGTGTAATTCGAGTAATACCGAATTCTCTTCACAAGCTGCAGACAACCAGGAGCTGGGATTACTTGGGCCTGTCTTCTGCCACCCACAACGATCTTCTTCGCAAAAGCAAAATGGGTGATGGTGTTATCATAGGTGTCTTTGATACAG GAATTTGGCCGGAGTCACAGGTTTTCGACGACGAAGGGTTTGGGCCAATCCCATCTTACTGGAAGGGTGTTTGTGAGTCTGGGCAGCAATTTAATGCCACATCACATTGCAATAGAAAAGTGATTGGAGCCCGTTGGTTTGTCAATGGATTTCTCGCTGAGTATGGACAGCCCTTAAACACCTCAGGAGACCAAGAATACTTGTCCCCAAGAGATGCAAATGGACACGGCACCCATACATCCAGCACAGCAGCTGGTTCTCAAGTCAGCAACATTAGTTACAAGGGCCTTGGTCAAGGAACCGTGAGAGGTGGAGCTCCAAGGGCTCGTTTGGCTGTATACAAGGTGTGCTGGAATGTGTTTGGAGGATACTGTGCAGCTGCTGATATACTCAAAGCCTTTGATGAAGCTATACATGATGGGGTTGACGTGTTATCTATATCAATTGGATCTTCAATTCCTCTCTACTCAGATGTTGATGAGCGCGATGGAATTGCCACTGGCTCCTTCCATGCTGTAGCCAAGGGCATCACTGTTGTTTGTTCAGCTGCTAACGATGGCCCATCAGCCCAGACAGTACAGAATACGGCACCATGGATTATAACTGTTGGAGCAAGCTCCATGGATCGGGCATTTCCAACACGTATCACACTTGGAAACAATAAAACTGTACTG GGTCAAGCCATGTACACAGGGAAGGAAATTGGGTTCACAGGTTTGCTCTACCCGGAATCAAAAGGGCTTGATCCTACATCCTCGGG TGTCTGCCAATCACTGTCTCTCAATCCCAAGTTTGTAGCTGGAAAGGTGGTCCTGTGCTTCACGTCATTGGATGCTAGAATAACAGTATCAATTGCATCATCATATGTTATAGCTGCAGGTGGTGTTGGGGTAATCATTGCAAGGAGTCCCGGTGACCCGGTGGCTCCGTGTAGCAATGACTTCCCATGTATTGAAGTCAACTACGAGGTTGGGACACAGATATTGTTCTACATCCGCTCTACCAG GTCGCCTATGGTAAGATTGAGCCCTTCTAAAACTCAAGTGGGCAAGTTTGTGTCAGCAAAGGTGGCTTATTTCTCATCAAGGGGGCCTAGCTCCATTATACCCTCAATTCTCAAG CCAGATATAACTGCTCCTGGTGTACAGATCTTAGCTGCCACCTCTCCCCTTGATCCATTAGCAGAAAGTGGATTTGTGATGTACTCAGGCACATCAATGGCAACTCCTCATGTGTCAGGCATTGTAGCACTACTCAAGGCATTACACCCTGATTGGTCCCCAGCAGCTATAAAATCTGCCCTTATCACAACTG CATGGAGAAATGATCAATATGGTTTTCCTATATTTGCTGAGGGATCCCCTATAAAGCTTGCTGATCCATTTGACTATGGAGGTGGGATTGTAAACCCAAATGGTGCTGCAGACCCTGGTTTAGTTTTTGACATGGGCAGACCTGATTACATACATTACCTCTGTGCTATGGGCTACAACAACACTGCTATATCTCGACTTAACGGACAATACACGGTGTGTCCGAGTAAAAAACTCTCCATTCTGGACCTAAATCTTCCTTCCATAATCATACCACGTCTTAGAAAGTCCACAACCCTCACCAGAACTGTCAAAAACGTAGGACCTGCTGTTTCGGTATATAGATCCGTACTTAAGCCTCCTGTTGGAACAACTGTGTCAGTGAAGCCTGACGTCTTGGCCTTCAATGCTACGACTACGACAATCTCCTTCACGGTTACGGTTCACTCCATGCATCAAATGAACACAGGGTACTATTTTGGAAGCCTGACCTGGACCAATGGAGTGCACACTGTTAGAATCCTCATGTCCGTGAGAACAGAATCTTATGCTGATGCCAACTGA
- the LOC131316046 gene encoding uncharacterized protein LOC131316046, translating to MVGKGAALPSVIVSDRDLALLGAIEICFPLAQHILCIWHINQCVMKKCSPMLGTRWDEFSEAWQLLIHSSTPMSLQQRWNAMCGNFEQYSNAIQYLWDIWLGPYKERFVAAYINQFMHLGSNSSQRAESAHARLKRYLGDTMSSLQTSFQKIEKMLTSQFKDIQGSFQKSLNIPRHIHLHEGIYSEIRGRISLQAMDLIHKQAQRTDNEAGLCFCKIKRTHGLPCFHDIALYRSVDRPIPLSSIHSHWSTLSMHAQRHTDEGARSDRAAQLIERLNEMDSDSRESMMDKFLDMADPSRCTVRPPAYNTEHRGRPTGRDEQNRGHIPSFTVSTSESRTSRIPTSRRSNGRDHLVDKFPQQYRRYISHCVDVRPDGHCGFRALAAQLYGSEDEWAQVRHDLIQEIEQNWVLYDQLYPERNYVSQVLQRLRCFQPSAPEDHWMDSISLGLVIASTYNVVLHTFDMIASSCFTHLPLSSHPVPLAARTHIAIGRVNGNHFVQIFLYRHYPVPPIIIWWRPNASNEAHGWAHPYEARLQLWYEVMQIDPPGQRPQFGGNID from the exons ATGGTTGGAAAAGGGGCAGCGTTGCCATCGGTGATTGTTTCAGATAGGGATCTGGCACTTCTTGGCGCCATTGAAATATGTTTCCCCTTGGCACAGCACAtcctttgtatttggcacataaaccAGTGTGTAATGAAGAAGTGCAGCCCTATGCTTGGTACGAGGTGGGACGAGTTTTCCGAGGCATGGCAGTTGCTTATTCATTCATCGACACCAATGTCTTTGCAACAGAGGTGGAATGCCATGTGCGGAAACTTTGAACAATACTCTAATGCTATACAATACCTTTGGGATATATGGTTGGGTCCTTACAAAGAGCGATTTGTTGCAGCATATATAAACCAGTTTATGCACCTCGGGAGCAATTCAAGCCAAAG GGCGGAATCTGCGCATGCGAGGCTTAAACGATACTTGGGAGATACCATGTCCTCGCTTCAAAcatcttttcagaaaatagaaaagatgttgaCCAGTCAGTTCAAGGATATTCAGGGGTCGTTCCAGAAATCTCTCAACATTCCAAGGCACATACATCTACATGAAGGCATTTATAGTGAAATCAGAGGTCGCATTTCATTACAGGCAATGGACTTGATCCATAAACAGGCACAACGCACTGATAACGAAGCCGGCCTTTGCTTTTGTAAAATCAAAAGGacacacggattgccatgcTTTCACGATATTGCACTTTACCGTTCTGTGGACAGACCAATTCCGCTAAGCTCTATCCACTCTCACTGGAGTACGTTGTCAATGCACGCCCAGAGGCATACTGACGAGGGAGCACGATCCGACAGGGCAGCTCAGCTTATTGAAAGATTAAATGAAATGGATTCCGACAGTCGAGAGTCTATGATGGACAAGTTTCTCGATATGGCGGATCCATCTCGTTGCACAGTTCGACCCCCAGCATACAACACAGAACACAGGGGTCGACCTACAGGCAGAGATGAGCAAAATAGAGGTCACATACCTTCCTTCACAGTATCCACTTCAGAATCTCGGACCTCACGTATTCCAACATCACGAAGGAGCAATGGGAGGGATCACCTCGTTGACAAATTTCCTCAGCAGTATCGGCGTTATATTTCTCACTGTGTTGACGTTCGACCTGACGGTCATTGTGGTTTCAGGGCGTTAGCTGCGCAACTCTATGGTTCTGAAGATGAATGGGCTCAAGTACGACATGACCTTATccaagagattgaacaaaattgggTCCTGTACGATCAGCTTTATCCAGAACGTAATTATGTATCTCAGGTGCTACAAAGACTTCGTTGCTTTCAGCCATCGGCACCAgaggatcattggatggattcTATATCATTGGGACTCGTTATCGCATCAACGTACAATGttgtactgcatacatttgatATGATTGCTTCGAGTTGTTTCACTCACTTGCCGTTGAGCTCACATCCAGTTCCATTAGCAGCTCGCACACATATAGCTATTGGCCGTGTTAATggcaatcacttcgtgcaaattTTCCTATATcgtcattaccctgtaccacccatcatcatatggtggaggccaaatgcatcaaatgaagcacatggatgggctcatccttatgaagcacgcctccaattgtggtacgaagtaatgcAAATAGATCCACCGGGACAACGACCACAATTTGGcggaaatattgactaa
- the LOC131314540 gene encoding subtilisin-like protease SBT3.8 isoform X2 has protein sequence MCTLCIWERSSTRIQLLSRSYTTTCSQLCLEEAARDSILYSYKHGFSGFAARLTKSQAEKIAEFPGVVQVFPNRIHKLHTTRSWDFLGLQHHFRNDLLTEGKFGDGTIIGVIDSGVWPESESFNDEGMGPIPSRWKGTCQHGKHFNDSNCNKKLIGARWFIKGLRHISKMPINITNDIEFLSPRDKMGHGTHTASTAAGRFVEKANYKGLASGIARGGAPLARLAIYKVCWAVNTGGCTDADILKAFDKAIDDGVDIISASLGNEMPLFSYVDQRDSVGIGSFHAVTKGITVVVAGGNDGPFSQTIANTAPWLITVAATTIDRAFPMAITLGNNQTLMGQSLDTEKQVHGFTGLTYSERIALDLTDDSSMDCQFWSLNATLAAGKVVLCFSKSDQQDMISAAYAINEAGGVGLIYAQFGDNQLDSCHAIPCIRVDYEVGTQILSYIRKARVPTVKPSVPRTVIGASASPRVAYFSSRGPSSITPGVLKPDIAAPGVSILAAYPPQDTEHSSGYAFVSGTSMACPHVTGIVALIKSTHPDWSPSAIRSALVTTASQKGNDGMDITEVGPTYKAADPFDIGGGNVNPVRAVDPGLIYNISVHDYIQYLCALGYSNKSITRLTRTNPKCMKNNRYKLNLNLPSITIPNFKKTATVSRMVTNVGEITSVYEAQVQDPYGVQMVVEPRILRFNLTTKVLPFKVTFLSTQKIQGDYRFGSLIWTDGKHLVRIPVSIRVRDSHSYPEV, from the exons AT GTGCACATTGTGTATATGGGAGAGAAGCAGTACAAGGATCCAGCTGCTGTCAAGAAGTTACACCACAACATGCTCTCAGCTCTGCTTGGAAG AAGCTGCCAGGGATTCAATTCTTTACAGCTATAAGCATGGATTTTCGGGGTTTGCAGCTAGGCTAACGAAATCCCAAGCAGAAAAGATTGCAG AATTTCCAGGTGTTGTCCAAGTGTTTCCTAATCGCATCCACAAGCTCCATACAACTCGAAGCTGGGATTTTCTTGGACTCCAGCACCATTTTCGAAATGATCTTCTGACGGAGGGGAAATTTGGGGATGGAACAATCATTGGTGTGATAGATTCAG GAGTGTGGCCAGAGTCTGAAAGTTTCAATGATGAAGGAATGGGTCCAATTCCATCGCGTTGGAAAGGAACATgccagcacggaaagcacttcaatGACAGCAATTGCAATAAGAAACTCATCGGAGCTCGCTGGTTCATTAAGGGTTTAAGGCACATATCAAAGATGCCCATAAACATAACTAACGACATTGAATTTCTCTCACCGCGGGATAAAATGGGTCATGGAACTCATACTGCTTCCACAGCAGCTGGCAGGTTTGTGGAGAAAGCAAACTATAAAGGACTAGCTTCAGGCATAGCCAGAGGAGGTGCACCACTTGCTCGTTTGGCCATTTACAAGGTTTGTTGGGCCGTTAATACTGGAGGATGCACAGATGCTGATATACTGAAGGCATTCGACAAAGCCATAGATGATGGAGTAGACATCATATCTGCTTCACTTGGCAACGAAATGCCTTTGTTTTCTTACGTTGATCAACGCGATTCAGTTGGTATTGGTTCTTTCCATGCGGTCACAAAGGGCATCACTGTTGTTGTGGCAGGAGGAAACGATGGACCTTTCTCACAGACAATAGCTAACACTGCTCCCTGGCTCATAACTGTGGCAGCAACCACCATTGATAGGGCCTTCCCAATGGCTATTACACTCGGAAACAACCAAACTCTTATG GGTCAATCTCTTGATACTGAAAAACAAGTACACGGATTCACTGGCCTTACATACTCTGAACGCATAGCTTTAGACTTGACAGACGATTCATC AATGGATTGTCAATTTTGGAGTCTCAACGCAACATTAGCAGCCGGAAAAGTTGTGCTTTGTTTCTCAAAGTCAGACCAACAGGATATGATTTCTGCAGCGTATGCTATAAATGAAGCAGGAGGGGTTGGACTCATTTACGCGCAGTTTGGTGACAACCAGCTTGATTCGTGTCACGCAATCCCTTGCATTAGAGTGGATTATGAAGTGGGGACACAGATTCTGTCCTACATCAGAAAAGCAAG GGTGCCTACTGTGAAGCCGAGTGTCCCAAGGACTGTTATAGGGGCATCTGCATCTCCTCGTGTCGCATATTTCTCATCCAGAGGGCCCAGTTCCATAACCCCAGGTGTACTAAAG CCGGACATAGCTGCACCGGGAGTGAGCATTTTAGCTGCATATCCACCACAGGACACAGAACATAGCAGCGGTTATGCATTTGTATCAGGAACATCAATGGCTTGCCCTCATGTGACTGGAATAGTAGCTCTCATCAAATCTACACACCCCGATTGGTCTCCTTCAGCCATAAGATCAGCCCTCGTCACTACAG CATCGCAGAAGGGAAATGATGGGATGGACATAACGGAGGTGGGACCGACATACAAGGCAGCTGATCCATTTGACATTGGTGGTGGAAATGTCAATCCGGTCAGAGCAGTGGATCCGGGGCTTATTTACAATATTAGTGTACATGACTATATTCAGTATCTCTGTGCCTTGGGTTACAGCAACAAATCCATTACCAGATTAACCAGGACAAATCCGAAATGCATGAAAAACAACCGATATAAACTTAACCTCAACCTGCCTTCTATCACCATTCCCAACTTTAAAAAGACAGCAACAGTTTCAAGAATGGTGACTAATGTGGGAGAGATTACTTCAGTGTATGAAGCACAAGTACAAGATCCATATGGTGTTCAAATGGTGGTTGAACCTCGAATTCTGCGGTTCAATTTGACCACCAAAGTTCTTCCATTCAAAGTTACCTTCTTGTCAACTCAAAAGATCCAGGGAGATTACAGATTTGGAAGCCTAATATGGACCGATGGAAAGCATTTAGTAAGaattcccgtatcgatacgtgTTAGAGATTCTCATTCATATCCCGAGGTATAA
- the LOC131314540 gene encoding subtilisin-like protease SBT3.9 isoform X1, with protein MMDKKSSVWRGESKNIYVIIFSFLVLQNYLKTSLIFSEATSNVHIVYMGEKQYKDPAAVKKLHHNMLSALLGSKEAARDSILYSYKHGFSGFAARLTKSQAEKIAEFPGVVQVFPNRIHKLHTTRSWDFLGLQHHFRNDLLTEGKFGDGTIIGVIDSGVWPESESFNDEGMGPIPSRWKGTCQHGKHFNDSNCNKKLIGARWFIKGLRHISKMPINITNDIEFLSPRDKMGHGTHTASTAAGRFVEKANYKGLASGIARGGAPLARLAIYKVCWAVNTGGCTDADILKAFDKAIDDGVDIISASLGNEMPLFSYVDQRDSVGIGSFHAVTKGITVVVAGGNDGPFSQTIANTAPWLITVAATTIDRAFPMAITLGNNQTLMGQSLDTEKQVHGFTGLTYSERIALDLTDDSSMDCQFWSLNATLAAGKVVLCFSKSDQQDMISAAYAINEAGGVGLIYAQFGDNQLDSCHAIPCIRVDYEVGTQILSYIRKARVPTVKPSVPRTVIGASASPRVAYFSSRGPSSITPGVLKPDIAAPGVSILAAYPPQDTEHSSGYAFVSGTSMACPHVTGIVALIKSTHPDWSPSAIRSALVTTASQKGNDGMDITEVGPTYKAADPFDIGGGNVNPVRAVDPGLIYNISVHDYIQYLCALGYSNKSITRLTRTNPKCMKNNRYKLNLNLPSITIPNFKKTATVSRMVTNVGEITSVYEAQVQDPYGVQMVVEPRILRFNLTTKVLPFKVTFLSTQKIQGDYRFGSLIWTDGKHLVRIPVSIRVRDSHSYPEV; from the exons ATGATGGATAAGAAGTCAAGTGTCTGGAGAGGGGAAAGCAAAAACATTTACGTTATCATTTTTTCTTTCCTCGTACTTCAAAACTATCTTAAAACGTCTTTGATTTTCTCTGAGGCCACAAGTAAT GTGCACATTGTGTATATGGGAGAGAAGCAGTACAAGGATCCAGCTGCTGTCAAGAAGTTACACCACAACATGCTCTCAGCTCTGCTTGGAAG TAAAGAAGCTGCCAGGGATTCAATTCTTTACAGCTATAAGCATGGATTTTCGGGGTTTGCAGCTAGGCTAACGAAATCCCAAGCAGAAAAGATTGCAG AATTTCCAGGTGTTGTCCAAGTGTTTCCTAATCGCATCCACAAGCTCCATACAACTCGAAGCTGGGATTTTCTTGGACTCCAGCACCATTTTCGAAATGATCTTCTGACGGAGGGGAAATTTGGGGATGGAACAATCATTGGTGTGATAGATTCAG GAGTGTGGCCAGAGTCTGAAAGTTTCAATGATGAAGGAATGGGTCCAATTCCATCGCGTTGGAAAGGAACATgccagcacggaaagcacttcaatGACAGCAATTGCAATAAGAAACTCATCGGAGCTCGCTGGTTCATTAAGGGTTTAAGGCACATATCAAAGATGCCCATAAACATAACTAACGACATTGAATTTCTCTCACCGCGGGATAAAATGGGTCATGGAACTCATACTGCTTCCACAGCAGCTGGCAGGTTTGTGGAGAAAGCAAACTATAAAGGACTAGCTTCAGGCATAGCCAGAGGAGGTGCACCACTTGCTCGTTTGGCCATTTACAAGGTTTGTTGGGCCGTTAATACTGGAGGATGCACAGATGCTGATATACTGAAGGCATTCGACAAAGCCATAGATGATGGAGTAGACATCATATCTGCTTCACTTGGCAACGAAATGCCTTTGTTTTCTTACGTTGATCAACGCGATTCAGTTGGTATTGGTTCTTTCCATGCGGTCACAAAGGGCATCACTGTTGTTGTGGCAGGAGGAAACGATGGACCTTTCTCACAGACAATAGCTAACACTGCTCCCTGGCTCATAACTGTGGCAGCAACCACCATTGATAGGGCCTTCCCAATGGCTATTACACTCGGAAACAACCAAACTCTTATG GGTCAATCTCTTGATACTGAAAAACAAGTACACGGATTCACTGGCCTTACATACTCTGAACGCATAGCTTTAGACTTGACAGACGATTCATC AATGGATTGTCAATTTTGGAGTCTCAACGCAACATTAGCAGCCGGAAAAGTTGTGCTTTGTTTCTCAAAGTCAGACCAACAGGATATGATTTCTGCAGCGTATGCTATAAATGAAGCAGGAGGGGTTGGACTCATTTACGCGCAGTTTGGTGACAACCAGCTTGATTCGTGTCACGCAATCCCTTGCATTAGAGTGGATTATGAAGTGGGGACACAGATTCTGTCCTACATCAGAAAAGCAAG GGTGCCTACTGTGAAGCCGAGTGTCCCAAGGACTGTTATAGGGGCATCTGCATCTCCTCGTGTCGCATATTTCTCATCCAGAGGGCCCAGTTCCATAACCCCAGGTGTACTAAAG CCGGACATAGCTGCACCGGGAGTGAGCATTTTAGCTGCATATCCACCACAGGACACAGAACATAGCAGCGGTTATGCATTTGTATCAGGAACATCAATGGCTTGCCCTCATGTGACTGGAATAGTAGCTCTCATCAAATCTACACACCCCGATTGGTCTCCTTCAGCCATAAGATCAGCCCTCGTCACTACAG CATCGCAGAAGGGAAATGATGGGATGGACATAACGGAGGTGGGACCGACATACAAGGCAGCTGATCCATTTGACATTGGTGGTGGAAATGTCAATCCGGTCAGAGCAGTGGATCCGGGGCTTATTTACAATATTAGTGTACATGACTATATTCAGTATCTCTGTGCCTTGGGTTACAGCAACAAATCCATTACCAGATTAACCAGGACAAATCCGAAATGCATGAAAAACAACCGATATAAACTTAACCTCAACCTGCCTTCTATCACCATTCCCAACTTTAAAAAGACAGCAACAGTTTCAAGAATGGTGACTAATGTGGGAGAGATTACTTCAGTGTATGAAGCACAAGTACAAGATCCATATGGTGTTCAAATGGTGGTTGAACCTCGAATTCTGCGGTTCAATTTGACCACCAAAGTTCTTCCATTCAAAGTTACCTTCTTGTCAACTCAAAAGATCCAGGGAGATTACAGATTTGGAAGCCTAATATGGACCGATGGAAAGCATTTAGTAAGaattcccgtatcgatacgtgTTAGAGATTCTCATTCATATCCCGAGGTATAA